In one window of Leptospira sp. WS92.C1 DNA:
- a CDS encoding acyl-CoA dehydrogenase family protein has translation MYQEYTEQQLEIRDQIRSFVKKEITHEVAIHWDEENKHPEELINRMRRELGVNGLTIPEEYGGWGLGSVEQCLVTEELSRGCLGISLCFGYTGLGILPILKGASHEQKKKWLPPVVDGELGVSFCLSEPGAGSDVPGMSTTAVKKGDKWVINGTKQWITGGGNAGAYTVFAYTDKGRGTRGVSCFYVKRDTPGLTVGKKEDKLGIRASDTRQIIFEDCAVEEVNMIGKENLGFIYALQTLNASRPYVAAMGVGVAQAALDYASKYARQREQFGSKISSFQAVQHMLADMSINLETSRQVTYLAARMSDADDPRLPKYSAIAKAHASEAAMKCALDAVQIFGGYGYTKEYPVEKLMRDAKILCIFEGTTQIQKNEIAAYVIREAASAK, from the coding sequence ATGTATCAGGAATATACCGAACAGCAGCTTGAAATCAGGGACCAGATCCGCAGCTTCGTGAAAAAAGAAATTACTCACGAAGTGGCAATTCACTGGGACGAAGAAAATAAACATCCCGAAGAACTCATCAATCGTATGAGAAGAGAATTGGGAGTCAACGGTCTAACCATTCCTGAAGAATACGGTGGTTGGGGACTTGGTTCCGTTGAGCAGTGTCTTGTTACTGAAGAGCTTTCCAGAGGATGCTTGGGTATTTCTCTTTGTTTTGGATATACCGGTCTTGGTATTCTTCCTATTTTGAAAGGAGCTTCTCACGAGCAAAAGAAAAAGTGGCTTCCACCTGTTGTTGACGGAGAGCTCGGCGTTTCTTTCTGTCTTTCCGAACCTGGCGCCGGTTCGGATGTTCCTGGTATGAGCACCACTGCCGTTAAAAAAGGCGATAAGTGGGTGATCAACGGAACTAAACAGTGGATCACCGGCGGTGGTAACGCTGGTGCTTATACAGTATTTGCATATACCGATAAAGGAAGAGGAACCAGAGGGGTTAGTTGTTTCTACGTTAAGAGAGACACCCCGGGTTTAACGGTTGGTAAAAAAGAGGATAAGCTGGGAATTCGTGCTTCCGATACTCGTCAGATTATCTTTGAAGATTGTGCGGTTGAAGAAGTGAACATGATCGGAAAGGAAAACTTAGGTTTTATTTACGCACTGCAAACTTTGAACGCTTCTCGTCCTTATGTTGCCGCAATGGGTGTCGGTGTCGCTCAAGCTGCTCTTGATTACGCTTCCAAGTATGCAAGACAAAGGGAGCAGTTTGGATCCAAGATTTCCAGTTTTCAAGCGGTTCAACACATGCTTGCCGATATGTCCATCAATCTTGAAACTTCTCGCCAAGTTACTTATCTTGCCGCAAGAATGTCCGATGCGGATGATCCAAGACTTCCAAAGTATTCCGCAATTGCAAAAGCTCACGCTTCCGAGGCTGCTATGAAATGCGCTCTGGATGCGGTTCAGATTTTTGGAGGATATGGCTACACTAAAGAATATCCTGTTGAAAAACTGATGAGAGATGCAAAAATTCTTTGTATCTTCGAAGGAACCACTCAGATTCAGAAAAACGAGATTGCTGCTTACGTAATTCGCGAGGCTGCTTCCGCAAAATAA
- a CDS encoding sigma-70 family RNA polymerase sigma factor, giving the protein MDRLGQFLEHKPIVFGIAYRMTGSVSDAEDIVQESFLRWEKSASTPIRSAKAFLSTIATRLSLDTLRKAKNKRETYIGPWLPEPVPTSPDIIEPDPATLDLAFLHLLEKLNPIERAVFILRESFDLDYKLISEAVGKTQENCRQALKRAKDSLKSERKKFSPNLETKRKLLHTFLLASSKGQPELLLPFLKEEIVLWSDGGGKVHAARIPLFGKERVAAFLIRTSKNVVFNQTELYFTESNGAGSILVYKENKPIYIRSYLMDGNGISSIYTILNDEKLNAYRNKEKLLRKKIIIPLEFFLLFPKTSLNNPTPPVWSKPILKLVRWAIARKK; this is encoded by the coding sequence TTGGACAGGCTCGGACAATTTTTAGAACACAAACCTATCGTTTTCGGAATCGCTTACAGAATGACCGGAAGTGTAAGTGACGCGGAAGATATCGTGCAGGAATCATTTCTGCGCTGGGAAAAATCGGCATCAACACCGATCCGTTCGGCCAAAGCGTTTTTATCCACGATTGCCACACGCCTGTCTCTGGATACTCTCCGAAAAGCGAAAAACAAAAGAGAAACATATATCGGTCCCTGGTTACCGGAACCCGTTCCCACATCTCCCGATATCATAGAGCCGGATCCGGCGACCCTGGATCTGGCCTTTCTCCATTTATTAGAAAAGTTGAATCCTATAGAGAGAGCCGTTTTTATTTTAAGGGAATCCTTTGATCTAGACTATAAACTGATCTCCGAAGCCGTCGGCAAAACGCAGGAGAACTGTAGACAGGCACTCAAAAGAGCCAAAGACTCGCTTAAATCCGAAAGAAAAAAATTTTCTCCGAATCTAGAAACAAAAAGAAAACTTCTTCATACTTTTTTACTCGCATCCTCCAAAGGACAACCCGAACTTCTTCTTCCATTCTTAAAAGAGGAAATCGTTTTATGGTCCGATGGAGGCGGCAAGGTTCACGCTGCGAGAATTCCGCTTTTTGGGAAAGAACGAGTGGCCGCCTTCCTGATCCGCACTTCAAAAAATGTCGTTTTTAACCAAACCGAACTTTATTTTACGGAAAGTAACGGAGCCGGAAGCATACTCGTTTATAAGGAAAACAAACCGATTTATATCAGAAGTTATCTTATGGACGGAAACGGAATCAGCTCCATCTATACGATATTAAATGATGAAAAGCTGAATGCGTATAGAAACAAAGAAAAATTGCTTAGAAAAAAGATCATCATTCCTTTGGAATTTTTTCTTTTATTTCCAAAAACGTCACTGAACAACCCAACTCCTCCCGTTTGGAGCAAACCCATTCTAAAATTGGTACGTTGGGCAATCGCTCGGAAAAAGTAA
- a CDS encoding NAD(P)/FAD-dependent oxidoreductase: MSQIKTVLIAGGGYAGIIAANRLVRKNLPINVVLITVHEKFQERIRNHQLLAGTLKNTYTVRSLLHKKVKLIIGRIEKIEKQNKQLLLEDKSILSYDHLIYSLGVQGNIRSKNPETYVQIADVNDSARMHDILLKNKSAKITVLGAGLSGIETASELANEFPETKITIIDSNRLGNGFSQKAQNKIKDFLSKNNVKILENYEVIKYTNDGLISTQGQKIKHDVCVLANGLSASEIGFLSGLRTNRKGQVHVNQFLEVEGNPEIIGAGDCVQVVSSGYDHLRMACATAIPMGIYAAERLVFQLGFSSKKGSRPFSLAYLGKNVSLGRRDGIIQESEPNDSPKEKIWTNRNAVWIKELICKFTILSFRLEKWFDFYFWKSFPESGEKLKAEHWVTQSEK, encoded by the coding sequence ATGTCGCAAATAAAAACGGTTTTGATCGCGGGCGGTGGATACGCCGGGATCATCGCAGCCAACCGATTGGTTAGAAAAAATCTACCGATCAATGTCGTTCTGATAACTGTTCATGAAAAATTTCAGGAAAGAATCAGAAATCATCAGCTTCTCGCGGGAACTTTGAAAAATACGTATACAGTCAGGTCCCTTCTTCACAAAAAAGTGAAGCTGATCATTGGAAGAATCGAAAAAATAGAAAAACAAAACAAACAACTTCTTTTAGAGGACAAATCGATTCTCTCTTACGATCATCTGATCTATTCTCTCGGAGTGCAGGGAAATATTCGTTCTAAAAATCCAGAAACATACGTTCAAATCGCGGACGTAAACGATTCAGCAAGAATGCACGACATTCTTTTAAAAAACAAATCCGCAAAGATTACCGTTTTGGGAGCCGGTTTGAGCGGAATCGAAACCGCTTCCGAATTGGCGAACGAATTCCCGGAGACAAAAATCACAATCATAGACTCCAACCGCCTTGGAAACGGCTTTTCTCAGAAAGCACAAAACAAGATAAAGGATTTTTTATCAAAAAACAATGTTAAAATATTAGAGAATTATGAAGTTATTAAGTATACGAACGACGGTCTGATTTCTACTCAGGGTCAAAAAATAAAGCACGACGTTTGTGTTCTGGCAAACGGATTATCCGCTTCCGAGATCGGCTTTCTTTCGGGTCTAAGAACAAACCGAAAAGGCCAGGTCCACGTAAATCAATTCTTGGAAGTGGAGGGAAATCCTGAAATCATCGGTGCCGGTGATTGTGTCCAAGTGGTTTCATCCGGTTATGATCATTTGAGAATGGCCTGTGCCACTGCGATTCCCATGGGAATTTACGCAGCCGAAAGACTAGTTTTTCAATTAGGCTTCTCGTCCAAAAAAGGAAGCCGGCCGTTTTCCTTAGCGTATCTCGGAAAAAACGTCAGCCTCGGCAGAAGAGACGGAATAATTCAGGAATCGGAACCGAACGATTCTCCAAAAGAAAAAATTTGGACAAATCGAAACGCCGTTTGGATCAAAGAATTGATTTGCAAATTCACTATACTTTCTTTCAGACTCGAAAAATGGTTCGATTTTTATTTCTGGAAATCGTTTCCTGAAAGTGGAGAAAAATTAAAAGCCGAACATTGGGTGACCCAATCGGAGAAATAA
- a CDS encoding cytochrome-c peroxidase gives MARVLSIFLLTLFLWSLSFCKEPVQKPELEGFVVKNVIHPNNNPYNQDKVELGKLLYFDKRLSLKGDTNCAICHSVEIQNSEVVSAPRNKIHKSVAPPLTNVALYKDVFTDPQANDLEEIVKERVHTAIMLKDEKTIVARLSQVPEYRELFEKSFGSPGITMDRIVKAISTFERTIISKNSKFDRYVMGEESALSPSQKRGLDVFMNKAKCTQCHKGPNFSDSEQHTTGLKGITQKIRTPSLRDVSKKSEFMHNGEFTKLEDVVNHFVKGGSKGSISDPLLKPSAISEEEKKDLIEFLRSLEGESHPLEMPKIPRA, from the coding sequence ATGGCACGGGTTTTATCCATTTTCCTATTGACCCTTTTTCTTTGGAGTTTGAGTTTCTGTAAGGAACCCGTTCAGAAACCCGAATTGGAAGGTTTTGTAGTTAAGAATGTAATTCATCCCAACAACAATCCTTACAATCAGGACAAGGTGGAATTAGGAAAACTCCTTTACTTTGACAAACGTCTTTCTCTAAAAGGGGATACAAACTGCGCGATCTGTCATTCTGTGGAAATTCAAAATTCCGAAGTTGTCTCCGCTCCGAGAAATAAAATTCATAAATCCGTAGCTCCGCCATTGACCAACGTTGCACTTTATAAGGACGTTTTTACGGACCCACAGGCAAACGATCTGGAGGAGATCGTAAAAGAAAGAGTTCATACCGCAATCATGCTCAAGGATGAAAAGACGATCGTAGCACGGCTCAGTCAAGTTCCGGAATACAGAGAGTTATTTGAAAAATCATTCGGTTCTCCCGGAATTACTATGGATCGAATCGTAAAGGCGATCTCCACTTTTGAAAGAACGATTATATCAAAAAATTCTAAATTTGATCGATATGTGATGGGGGAAGAATCCGCTTTGTCTCCGTCCCAAAAACGCGGTCTTGACGTTTTTATGAATAAGGCGAAATGTACACAGTGTCATAAAGGGCCTAACTTTTCGGATTCGGAACAACATACAACGGGACTAAAGGGCATCACACAAAAGATTCGAACTCCGAGTTTACGAGACGTAAGTAAAAAAAGCGAGTTCATGCACAATGGAGAATTTACAAAACTCGAAGACGTGGTAAATCATTTTGTAAAGGGCGGTTCCAAGGGATCGATTTCCGATCCTCTTCTCAAGCCATCCGCGATTTCGGAGGAAGAAAAAAAGGATTTGATCGAATTTCTGAGGTCTTTAGAAGGAGAATCGCATCCTTTGGAAATGCCTAAGATTCCGAGAGCGTAG
- a CDS encoding TolC family protein has translation MYLKKERTRRKFRNILISGTLLFSSLQPTAAQELNSGDLVLEEEKKSPTGNQPDSKKILRLTLKEAVNHVLEKNITIQNAKMEYIKADGSELKNESQFTWNLIGGITVFKTTLPNNRNNIFFGTRQSQDKISVGIEKNFRTGTYAKLEGSTTRFDTSAFEDPATTPSSLAALAIPPQYTSALTITLSQELLKYSFGKTQKDKDAILRQNTVIKREELIYTLSQLVVQTLVQYWSLNIYDSNVKTLEDLESNTRNIRDLTARKRNLGLSEGFEVNLWSSILSQTAGNLEKARVSRREAERTLIRILNANPNSKIEGVTDLQENVPAEFNVEKDYLYALEHRTDLKNLRKQREIAELNLRIKEAEDMPSLKISGAYSTRGQNIQSPQQNVTDTNRGIASFKYPEAYAAFQFSYPLWDKGIKADIRNAKLDVENLEKKEAELRLSIKEELDNRYAAIVTGKNIFEGAKRRKEEASKFYRGLSERFHQGRFTAVAVKTALDSLIQAELQVAQTKIQFNIDILRYELAKNHIFEKFGVDPQEIIDRLMKMADPKELSAAAEASQK, from the coding sequence ATGTATCTTAAAAAGGAAAGGACTCGCAGAAAATTCAGAAACATTCTCATTTCCGGAACTCTCCTTTTTTCCTCGCTTCAACCTACTGCTGCTCAGGAACTAAATTCCGGCGATCTGGTTTTGGAAGAAGAAAAAAAATCTCCCACGGGGAACCAACCCGATTCTAAAAAGATACTTCGTCTTACGCTAAAAGAAGCGGTCAATCACGTCTTGGAAAAAAACATTACGATTCAAAACGCAAAGATGGAATACATCAAAGCGGATGGATCCGAGTTAAAAAACGAATCTCAGTTCACTTGGAATTTGATCGGAGGAATCACCGTTTTCAAAACGACTCTTCCAAACAACCGAAACAACATCTTTTTTGGAACCAGACAAAGTCAGGATAAAATCAGCGTAGGGATCGAGAAAAATTTTCGAACCGGAACCTATGCAAAACTCGAAGGAAGCACAACTCGTTTTGATACGAGTGCCTTTGAAGACCCTGCGACCACTCCGTCCAGTTTGGCTGCACTCGCTATCCCTCCTCAATACACGAGTGCCCTTACCATTACTCTAAGCCAGGAACTTTTGAAATACAGCTTTGGCAAAACTCAAAAAGACAAAGACGCAATTTTAAGACAAAATACGGTCATCAAACGCGAAGAACTGATTTATACATTATCTCAACTCGTGGTTCAAACCCTAGTTCAGTACTGGAGTTTGAATATCTATGATTCCAACGTAAAGACGTTAGAGGATTTAGAATCGAATACGAGAAACATCCGGGATTTAACCGCAAGAAAAAGAAATTTAGGTCTCTCCGAAGGATTTGAAGTAAACCTGTGGAGTTCGATTCTTTCACAAACTGCGGGGAATTTGGAAAAAGCAAGGGTCTCTCGAAGAGAGGCCGAAAGAACTTTGATTCGGATTTTAAACGCAAATCCGAATTCCAAAATCGAAGGTGTCACCGATCTTCAAGAAAACGTTCCGGCCGAATTCAATGTGGAAAAGGATTATCTCTACGCATTGGAACACAGAACCGATCTGAAAAATCTGCGCAAACAAAGGGAAATCGCCGAACTCAATCTTAGAATCAAAGAAGCGGAAGATATGCCTTCCCTAAAGATCTCGGGGGCTTATTCGACCCGAGGACAAAACATTCAATCCCCTCAGCAAAACGTTACGGATACCAATCGTGGAATCGCCTCTTTCAAATATCCGGAAGCGTATGCCGCGTTTCAATTTTCATATCCTCTCTGGGATAAGGGAATCAAAGCCGACATTCGGAACGCAAAACTGGACGTTGAAAATTTAGAAAAAAAGGAAGCCGAACTCAGGCTTTCGATCAAAGAAGAACTGGACAACCGTTATGCGGCGATCGTAACCGGAAAAAACATTTTTGAAGGCGCAAAAAGAAGAAAAGAGGAAGCCAGCAAATTCTACAGAGGTCTTTCGGAACGTTTTCATCAGGGAAGATTTACCGCAGTTGCGGTAAAAACGGCTTTGGACAGTCTGATCCAAGCTGAACTTCAAGTGGCGCAAACTAAGATTCAATTCAACATCGATATCTTGCGCTACGAACTCGCAAAAAATCATATCTTTGAAAAGTTCGGAGTCGATCCTCAAGAAATCATCGATCGTCTTATGAAAATGGCCGATCCAAAAGAACTTTCCGCGGCCGCGGAAGCTTCACAAAAGTAA
- a CDS encoding thioredoxin domain-containing protein, which yields MKSNQHKPNRLLQEKSPYLQQHAYNPVDWFAWGIEAFTKAKKEDKLIFLSIGYATCHWCHVMERESFENQTIADFLNAHFVSIKVDREERPDIDRIYMDALHAMDQQGGWPLNLFLTPEGKPITGGTYFPPEPKYGRKSFLEVLNILWKVWGDKRQELIAASSELSQYLKESSESRAGGVLEGLLPEDASFDSGFALYDGYYDSQFAGFKTNHTNKFPPSMGLLFLLRYHHSSGNQRALEMVENTLLAMKQGGIYDQVGGGLCRYSTDHHWLVPHFEKMLYDNSLFLEALVECSQVSEKIDSTFFALDVIEYIHRDMRIPGGGICSAEDADSEGEEGLFYIWDLEEFREVCGEDSPLLEKFWNVTATGNFEGKNILYESFPSTAKLTEDELKKIDSALERGKKKLLARRSRRIRPLRDDKILTSWNGLYIKALVKAGAVFEKEDFLDLAEETYSFIEKKLITDEGRILRRFRDGESGILGYSNDYAEMIASSIVLFEAGRGIKYLKNAVVWMEEAIRLFRSPAGVFYDTGIDGETLLRRSVDGYDGVEPSANSSLAYSLVKLSALGVDADRYREIAESIFIYFAKELSTHALSYSYLLSAYWFYKNHSREIVLIRKDGNTGRDLLSAIRKKFLPGAVVAIANEDELEEARKLSSLFEGRNAGNSSLVYVCENFVCKLPVGTVAELEAQL from the coding sequence ATGAAATCAAACCAACACAAACCAAACCGTCTTTTACAGGAAAAGAGTCCTTATCTTCAACAGCACGCATACAATCCTGTGGATTGGTTTGCCTGGGGAATCGAAGCATTTACAAAAGCAAAGAAGGAAGACAAATTGATTTTTTTATCCATCGGTTATGCAACCTGTCATTGGTGTCATGTGATGGAAAGAGAGTCCTTTGAAAATCAGACGATTGCGGATTTTCTCAATGCTCACTTTGTTTCCATCAAAGTAGATCGGGAAGAAAGACCCGATATTGATCGGATATATATGGATGCGTTACACGCAATGGATCAACAGGGCGGTTGGCCTCTGAATCTTTTTTTGACACCTGAAGGCAAGCCGATTACCGGCGGAACTTATTTTCCACCCGAACCTAAATATGGAAGAAAGAGCTTTTTAGAAGTTTTGAATATTCTTTGGAAAGTTTGGGGAGACAAACGCCAGGAATTGATCGCGGCTTCCTCCGAACTGTCGCAATATTTGAAAGAATCCAGTGAGAGCCGTGCCGGCGGTGTATTGGAAGGTCTACTTCCCGAAGATGCTAGTTTTGATTCCGGATTTGCGTTGTATGACGGTTATTACGATTCCCAATTTGCGGGATTTAAGACCAATCATACCAATAAATTTCCTCCGAGTATGGGGCTTTTGTTTTTGTTGCGATATCATCATTCTTCCGGAAATCAGCGCGCGTTAGAGATGGTGGAAAACACACTTCTTGCGATGAAACAAGGAGGGATTTACGATCAGGTCGGTGGTGGGCTTTGCCGTTACTCCACGGATCATCATTGGTTGGTTCCTCATTTCGAAAAGATGCTCTATGACAATTCTTTATTTTTGGAAGCTTTAGTGGAATGTTCTCAGGTTTCCGAAAAAATCGATTCTACTTTCTTTGCGTTGGATGTGATCGAATACATTCACAGAGATATGAGAATTCCGGGCGGCGGAATTTGTAGCGCCGAGGACGCGGATTCGGAAGGGGAAGAAGGTCTTTTTTATATCTGGGATTTGGAAGAGTTTCGAGAAGTCTGCGGTGAAGATTCTCCCTTACTGGAAAAATTTTGGAATGTGACTGCAACCGGAAACTTTGAAGGAAAGAATATTCTATATGAAAGTTTTCCGAGCACCGCAAAACTCACGGAAGACGAACTCAAAAAGATCGATTCCGCGCTGGAAAGAGGAAAGAAAAAACTCTTAGCAAGAAGAAGTAGACGGATTCGTCCTTTGAGAGACGATAAAATTCTTACTTCTTGGAACGGTTTGTATATCAAGGCTCTTGTAAAAGCCGGAGCCGTTTTTGAAAAAGAAGATTTTTTGGATCTCGCAGAAGAGACGTATTCTTTTATCGAGAAAAAATTGATCACGGATGAGGGGAGAATCCTACGTCGATTTCGAGACGGAGAATCTGGTATATTAGGATATAGTAATGATTATGCGGAGATGATCGCTTCTTCGATCGTTTTGTTTGAGGCGGGGCGCGGAATAAAATATCTCAAAAACGCGGTCGTATGGATGGAAGAGGCGATTCGTTTGTTTCGTTCGCCCGCCGGCGTTTTTTATGATACGGGGATAGACGGAGAAACATTACTTCGAAGAAGCGTGGATGGATACGACGGAGTCGAACCTTCGGCGAACAGTTCTCTCGCATATTCTCTCGTAAAGTTATCCGCGTTAGGAGTCGATGCGGATCGTTACAGGGAAATTGCGGAATCCATTTTTATTTATTTTGCAAAAGAACTTTCCACACACGCTTTGAGTTATTCGTATCTGCTTTCCGCGTATTGGTTTTATAAAAATCATTCTCGGGAAATCGTTTTGATTCGTAAGGATGGCAATACCGGGCGTGATTTACTTTCGGCGATTCGGAAAAAATTTCTTCCGGGCGCTGTAGTCGCGATCGCAAACGAAGACGAGCTGGAAGAAGCAAGAAAACTTTCCTCTCTTTTTGAGGGGAGAAACGCCGGAAATTCTTCGTTGGTTTATGTTTGTGAGAATTTTGTCTGTAAGTTGCCGGTTGGGACTGTAGCCGAGTTGGAGGCACAACTTTAA
- the rsfS gene encoding ribosome silencing factor, protein MNPVPKPTPQIKEILQIIHDIMVDKKCEDISILNLETVNSYLSYFVICTVNSAVQANAVAREVRKTLKEFKLAHKEADKTGTSTTSGWTLLDFGEIIIHIMTPEKREYYNLDRLWRDAKRMEL, encoded by the coding sequence ATGAATCCCGTTCCCAAACCAACACCACAAATCAAAGAAATTTTACAGATCATCCACGACATCATGGTAGATAAAAAATGCGAAGACATCAGCATTTTAAACCTGGAAACCGTCAATAGTTATCTAAGTTATTTCGTCATCTGTACAGTCAATTCTGCAGTGCAGGCAAACGCGGTCGCCAGAGAAGTTAGAAAGACATTAAAAGAATTCAAACTAGCTCACAAAGAAGCGGATAAAACCGGAACCTCCACGACTTCCGGTTGGACGCTTTTGGATTTTGGAGAAATCATCATTCATATCATGACGCCTGAAAAAAGAGAATATTATAATTTAGACAGACTCTGGCGGGATGCCAAAAGAATGGAACTCTAA
- a CDS encoding LCP family protein: protein MTDSFSGLKWNRGTRLESKDSSKKTSGWLLYIAAGILLFSALIFLISKFNRTGLEEKIAAGKPIYFLFHAVGDSEEYEFGLLATLFPSNNRCALYFIHPITSFDDPDDSLDLLKSGAKSSVKSSVTDLIGSKPHYTISLSASNWIRIVDLLGGLSIYMDDKTVRNSAEYNRQDGVYTMSGQDVYDYAVKMDKKETLDYLQRISREESIVLTLYETLNQRKEFLTTPLLIFAHSLIESDLSKEDFVSLIKFINSRRIQFGISELPGEPQNDPKTKKVYLKTDIARARIAFRKFSKDINSDVFADAEFGRTEVLNGTEVAGLAKDVRSILSDKRIKVLAADNAWKKGFPKTVVIDRSGNTAIMDRISTVLEKAEVHHVLRKDEGLDATVVVGSDYEPRK from the coding sequence TTGACAGACAGCTTTTCCGGTTTGAAATGGAATCGGGGCACACGTTTGGAGTCAAAAGATTCTTCTAAAAAAACATCGGGCTGGTTGCTGTATATCGCGGCCGGAATTCTTTTATTTTCAGCGCTCATCTTTCTTATCAGTAAATTCAACAGAACGGGTTTGGAAGAAAAAATCGCAGCGGGCAAACCGATTTATTTTCTCTTTCACGCGGTAGGTGATTCGGAAGAATACGAATTCGGACTTCTGGCGACATTATTTCCATCCAACAATCGATGCGCTCTTTATTTCATTCACCCGATCACTTCCTTTGACGATCCGGACGATTCGTTGGATCTTCTCAAATCGGGGGCCAAGTCTTCGGTCAAAAGTTCCGTTACGGATCTCATCGGCAGCAAACCTCATTACACGATTTCCTTATCCGCTTCCAATTGGATTCGGATCGTCGACCTCCTTGGCGGACTCAGCATTTATATGGACGATAAGACCGTTCGAAACTCCGCGGAATACAATCGGCAGGACGGCGTTTATACCATGTCGGGCCAAGACGTATACGATTACGCGGTCAAGATGGATAAAAAGGAAACCTTGGACTATCTGCAAAGAATCAGTCGAGAGGAAAGCATCGTTCTGACCTTGTACGAAACCCTCAATCAAAGAAAGGAATTTTTAACCACTCCACTTCTGATCTTCGCCCACAGCCTGATCGAATCCGATCTTTCCAAAGAGGACTTTGTCAGCCTGATCAAGTTTATCAACTCCAGAAGAATCCAGTTCGGAATTTCCGAACTACCCGGCGAACCCCAGAACGATCCGAAAACAAAAAAAGTATATCTCAAAACGGATATCGCAAGAGCGAGAATCGCCTTTCGCAAATTTTCAAAGGATATCAATTCGGACGTATTTGCGGACGCCGAATTCGGAAGAACCGAAGTTTTGAACGGAACTGAGGTCGCAGGTCTTGCAAAAGACGTAAGAAGCATTCTTTCCGATAAACGGATCAAGGTTTTAGCGGCGGATAACGCCTGGAAAAAAGGGTTTCCAAAGACCGTTGTGATAGACCGCTCAGGCAATACGGCGATCATGGATAGAATCTCCACAGTATTGGAAAAAGCGGAAGTGCACCACGTACTGAGAAAGGATGAAGGCCTCGACGCAACGGTCGTCGTAGGTTCCGATTACGAACCGAGAAAATAA